A window of Fictibacillus halophilus contains these coding sequences:
- a CDS encoding endonuclease MutS2, whose translation MQDKMLRVLELRKVIDRLKKHASCSLGLNKINSLMPFTTLEEVNEAQDATDEGVKVLRLKGQVPFGGIFDVSSNVKRSKIGSLLNEEDLMDIASTLYGGRRFKRFIEGLVEDGIELRILKNAAENIIPLHELEQEIKSCIDDNGHMMDSASPELRAIRQQLRTFETRVREKLESIVRSSSYQKMLSDSIITIRNDRFVIPVKQEYRGNFGGMVHDQSASGATLFIEPQSVMTVNNQVKETKAKEAREVEKILRELTVGVAEHADDILLNVDILAEMDFILAKARFANELKCTRPIMNDKGFISLNSGRHPLLDQETVVPTSVMLGGEYQSLVITGPNTGGKTVTLKTIGLLTLMAQCGLQIPAGEESEMAVFKNIYADIGDEQSIEQSLSTFSSHMVNIVDILNKIDFESLVLFDELGAGTDPQEGAALAISILDFVFARGARVVATTHYSELKAYAYNRPGVMNASVEFDVQTLRPTYRLLVGVPGRSNAFEISKRLGLRQDIIDSARSQISEDENKIDNMIKSLEDNRKKAEKEMEEAENRRKEAESIKGDLERELELFQNEKDRLYEKAKQEAEKAIEKARETAEEIIHEIRELQKSGGQIKEHKLIEAKKRLEEAVPKSKAKNKKVKAVSTKQEYVPGDEVRVLTVGQKGHIVEKVSNNEYQVQIGILKMNVSEKDLEWVKQSKPKPEPRSFVKVSGNSDSSRPELDLRGKRYEDAMLEVDRYLDEALLAGFNQVYIIHGKGTGALRKGVQELLKTHRNVKSTRMGAAGEGGGGVTVAVLK comes from the coding sequence ATGCAAGATAAAATGCTGCGTGTTTTAGAACTAAGAAAAGTGATCGATCGTCTAAAAAAGCATGCAAGCTGCTCACTTGGACTAAATAAGATTAATTCTTTAATGCCGTTTACAACACTTGAAGAAGTAAACGAGGCTCAAGATGCCACAGATGAAGGAGTAAAGGTTCTTCGATTAAAAGGACAAGTTCCATTCGGCGGAATCTTTGATGTTTCTTCAAATGTTAAACGATCAAAGATTGGTAGTCTGCTAAATGAAGAAGATTTGATGGATATCGCTTCTACTCTTTATGGTGGTAGACGTTTCAAGAGATTTATCGAGGGCTTGGTTGAGGATGGTATTGAACTGCGTATCCTTAAGAATGCAGCAGAAAACATCATTCCTCTTCATGAGCTAGAACAAGAAATCAAAAGCTGTATTGATGACAATGGACATATGATGGATAGTGCTAGTCCAGAACTTCGTGCGATTCGCCAGCAGTTGCGTACATTTGAAACGCGTGTAAGAGAAAAGCTGGAATCAATCGTCAGATCATCTAGTTATCAAAAAATGTTATCTGACTCGATCATAACAATTCGTAACGATCGATTCGTTATTCCCGTTAAACAAGAGTACAGAGGTAATTTTGGCGGAATGGTTCATGATCAATCAGCGAGTGGAGCGACTTTGTTTATTGAACCTCAATCTGTTATGACGGTTAACAATCAAGTAAAAGAAACTAAAGCGAAAGAAGCACGTGAAGTAGAGAAGATTTTAAGAGAACTCACTGTTGGAGTCGCAGAACATGCTGATGATATTTTGTTGAACGTCGATATTTTAGCAGAGATGGATTTTATACTAGCAAAAGCTAGATTTGCCAATGAGCTAAAATGTACGCGTCCGATTATGAATGACAAAGGATTTATATCCCTGAATAGTGGCCGACATCCTCTGCTCGATCAAGAAACAGTTGTTCCAACGAGTGTGATGTTAGGAGGCGAGTATCAATCACTCGTCATAACAGGTCCCAATACAGGTGGTAAAACGGTTACTCTAAAAACCATCGGACTTCTTACTCTTATGGCACAATGTGGCCTGCAGATACCTGCTGGAGAAGAATCGGAAATGGCTGTCTTTAAGAATATCTATGCTGACATAGGTGATGAACAATCTATTGAACAATCATTGAGTACGTTTTCTTCACATATGGTCAACATCGTAGACATCTTAAATAAGATCGACTTTGAATCACTCGTGCTTTTTGATGAACTAGGAGCCGGGACCGATCCTCAAGAAGGAGCAGCCCTCGCTATTTCGATTCTAGACTTCGTGTTTGCCAGAGGAGCACGTGTTGTAGCCACAACGCATTATAGTGAGCTAAAAGCATATGCTTACAACCGTCCGGGTGTTATGAATGCTTCTGTAGAATTTGATGTGCAGACGTTAAGACCTACTTATCGTTTATTAGTGGGTGTGCCAGGACGAAGTAACGCCTTTGAGATCTCTAAAAGACTCGGACTAAGACAGGATATCATTGATTCAGCTCGCTCTCAGATTAGTGAAGACGAGAACAAGATTGATAATATGATAAAGTCTTTAGAAGATAATCGTAAAAAAGCAGAAAAAGAGATGGAAGAAGCAGAGAACAGAAGAAAAGAAGCAGAGTCTATCAAGGGTGATCTAGAAAGAGAACTCGAACTGTTTCAGAATGAAAAAGATCGTCTTTATGAAAAAGCAAAGCAGGAGGCGGAAAAGGCGATCGAAAAAGCACGTGAAACGGCAGAAGAGATCATTCATGAAATTCGTGAACTTCAAAAATCAGGTGGACAGATCAAAGAACATAAACTGATTGAAGCGAAAAAGAGATTAGAAGAAGCTGTTCCAAAATCAAAAGCCAAGAACAAAAAGGTAAAAGCTGTATCTACAAAGCAAGAATATGTTCCTGGTGACGAAGTGCGGGTACTTACTGTAGGTCAAAAAGGACATATCGTTGAAAAAGTAAGCAACAACGAATACCAAGTTCAGATAGGAATTCTAAAGATGAATGTATCTGAAAAAGATTTAGAGTGGGTTAAACAAAGTAAACCGAAACCTGAACCGCGTTCATTCGTAAAAGTATCAGGAAACTCCGATTCTTCTCGCCCAGAACTTGACTTAAGAGGTAAACGGTATGAAGATGCCATGTTAGAGGTGGATCGATATCTGGATGAAGCGCTTCTAGCTGGTTTCAACCAAGTATATATCATTCATGGTAAAGGGACAGGTGCACTAAGAAAAGGTGTTCAAGAGCTATTGAAAACGCATCGAAATGTTAAATCCACTCGTATGGGTGCAGCTGGTGAAGGCGGAGGCGGAGTAACAGTCGCTGTATTGAAGTAG
- the polX gene encoding DNA polymerase/3'-5' exonuclease PolX, translated as MVNKKEVVRALEQIALYLEILGENSFKVSAYRKAANALESDERTMDEISDVSKLKGIGKGTASVIIEMIEKGKSDLLVELQEKVPSELITLLQVPNLGGKKIAKLYSELGVTNIESLKEACENGKVRELAGFGAKTEEKILASLKDLGKRPERLPIAYMLPIAEKIESQLERMKNIEKYSRAGSLRRYRETIKDLDFIISSNHPSEVKQQLLELHGVIDVIASGDTKVSLVLDEKLSVSVDFRIVQPHQFATTLHHFTGSMEHNVKMRQLAKARGEKISEYGVENIETGEILTFETEEDFYAHFSLSWIPPEARETGEEIELFKDGHELIQLSDIKGDLHLHSTWSDGAFSIEEMAEEARSKGYEYMAITDHSQYLRVANGLTPERVRMQRQEINKLNKKYTDFKILAGIEMDILPDGTLDYDDELLEEMDFVIASIHSSFSQNQNKIMNRLKTALTHKKVDLIAHPTGRLIGRREGYDVDVEMLLQLAFETGTAVELNANPNRLDLAPQWLKKAQELGVKVAINTDAHYKDTMKHMEIGAAVARKGYIRKGNVLNTMTLKELETYLNRKK; from the coding sequence ATGGTAAATAAAAAAGAGGTAGTACGCGCACTTGAACAGATTGCTCTGTATCTTGAAATCTTAGGTGAGAATTCGTTTAAAGTTTCCGCTTATCGTAAAGCAGCGAACGCTCTTGAGAGTGATGAGCGAACGATGGATGAGATCAGTGATGTGTCAAAACTGAAAGGAATCGGCAAAGGAACAGCTTCCGTAATTATTGAAATGATAGAAAAGGGGAAGTCGGATCTTTTAGTTGAACTTCAGGAAAAAGTACCGTCTGAATTGATTACACTGCTGCAGGTTCCAAATCTCGGAGGTAAGAAAATCGCTAAACTTTATTCCGAGTTAGGTGTAACGAATATTGAATCTCTAAAAGAAGCATGTGAAAATGGTAAAGTGAGAGAATTGGCAGGGTTTGGCGCTAAAACCGAAGAGAAGATCTTAGCATCGTTAAAAGATCTTGGGAAAAGACCAGAGAGGCTTCCTATTGCATACATGCTTCCTATTGCAGAAAAAATAGAATCTCAGTTAGAAAGAATGAAAAATATTGAGAAATACTCTAGAGCAGGAAGTCTCAGGCGTTACCGGGAAACGATCAAAGACTTGGATTTTATTATTTCAAGTAATCATCCAAGTGAAGTGAAGCAACAACTATTGGAACTTCATGGAGTCATTGATGTGATTGCAAGCGGAGATACAAAGGTTTCTCTCGTACTTGATGAAAAGCTCTCTGTATCCGTTGACTTTCGTATTGTTCAACCCCATCAGTTTGCTACCACACTTCATCATTTTACGGGGTCGATGGAGCATAACGTTAAAATGCGTCAGCTCGCAAAGGCGAGAGGCGAAAAGATCAGCGAATATGGTGTAGAAAATATAGAAACAGGTGAAATTCTTACGTTTGAAACGGAAGAGGATTTCTATGCTCATTTCTCCTTAAGTTGGATTCCGCCTGAAGCGAGAGAGACGGGTGAAGAAATAGAGCTATTTAAGGATGGTCATGAACTGATTCAGTTATCCGATATAAAAGGAGATCTTCATCTGCATTCTACTTGGAGCGATGGGGCGTTCTCGATCGAAGAAATGGCTGAGGAAGCGCGAAGCAAAGGCTATGAATATATGGCGATTACAGATCATTCTCAATACTTACGAGTAGCGAACGGCCTAACTCCCGAGAGAGTACGTATGCAGCGGCAAGAGATTAATAAATTAAATAAAAAGTATACTGATTTTAAGATACTTGCGGGAATTGAGATGGATATTCTCCCAGATGGTACACTTGATTATGATGATGAATTATTAGAAGAGATGGATTTTGTTATTGCAAGCATCCATTCATCGTTCTCTCAAAATCAAAACAAGATTATGAACCGTTTGAAGACGGCGTTAACACATAAGAAAGTTGATCTTATCGCTCATCCAACGGGACGTCTGATTGGACGCAGAGAAGGTTATGACGTGGATGTTGAAATGCTGCTGCAACTTGCTTTTGAAACAGGTACGGCTGTTGAGTTGAATGCAAACCCTAACAGACTTGACCTTGCTCCCCAATGGCTGAAGAAAGCTCAAGAACTTGGGGTTAAGGTCGCGATCAATACAGATGCACATTATAAAGACACGATGAAACATATGGAGATTGGAGCAGCGGTTGCCCGTAAAGGTTACATTAGAAAAGGCAATGTGTTAAACACAATGACTTTAAAAGAACTTGAAACCTATTTGAACCGTAAAAAATAG
- a CDS encoding CvpA family protein — protein sequence MLDLILIIILAGGFLIGLKRGFIMQLVHLVGFIAAYIVAYLYYDELAPKLELWIPYPSSNDSSVSFLMNSISLEQAYYNAIAFAILFFATKIILQILGSMLDFLANLPILHTFNRWLGGLLGFVEVYLIVFILLYIATLVPIEAFQAHYENSSIAQGMVKNTPVFSESVKEMWMKHMA from the coding sequence ATGTTGGATTTAATATTGATTATCATATTAGCAGGTGGATTTTTAATCGGTTTAAAAAGAGGCTTCATCATGCAGCTCGTCCATTTGGTCGGATTTATAGCAGCATATATCGTTGCTTATCTGTATTACGATGAACTTGCGCCAAAGTTAGAGTTGTGGATTCCATACCCTTCTTCAAATGATAGTTCTGTATCTTTTTTAATGAACAGCATATCACTTGAACAAGCTTATTATAATGCGATTGCCTTTGCTATCCTGTTCTTCGCCACTAAGATCATCTTACAGATTCTTGGATCTATGCTTGATTTTCTTGCAAACTTACCGATTCTTCATACGTTCAACAGGTGGCTAGGTGGTTTATTAGGATTTGTAGAAGTCTATTTAATCGTGTTTATTTTATTATATATCGCAACATTAGTTCCGATTGAAGCCTTTCAAGCTCATTATGAAAATTCATCGATCGCACAGGGAATGGTCAAAAACACCCCCGTATTTTCTGAGTCCGTAAAGGAAATGTGGATGAAACATATGGCATAA
- the zapA gene encoding cell division protein ZapA: MAEEKKKNRTTVEIYGQRYVIAGTESSSHIHLVADKVDLKMREIQSHNRFLDTKQLAVLTAVNTMNEYLKIKEELKKLQQRIGKEES, from the coding sequence GTGGCGGAAGAGAAAAAGAAAAACCGTACGACGGTCGAAATCTATGGACAACGATATGTAATTGCAGGGACCGAATCCTCCAGCCACATTCATTTAGTAGCTGATAAAGTAGACTTGAAAATGAGAGAGATTCAATCTCATAACCGGTTTCTCGACACGAAACAACTAGCTGTACTTACAGCAGTAAATACAATGAACGAATATTTAAAGATTAAAGAAGAGCTGAAAAAATTGCAACAGCGAATTGGAAAAGAGGAAAGTTAG
- the rnhC gene encoding ribonuclease HIII, with the protein MSHVVKKMTNTEILKMKKELTSVLSAKTPPGAVFTAKLSDCTVTAYQSGKVLFQGKGAEAASQKYSGEVSVPKEKSKTVKPPHQYAPPQNAAELSMIGSDEVGTGDYFGPMTVAAAYVSRANLELVKELGVKDSKHLNDKQIIQIAKELIHTVPYSLLVLNNEKYNELQQKGMTQGKIKAILHNRALQNVKAKIEGEEIEGILVDQFCEPGVYFNYLTREKNLLKEGLYFATKGESIHLAVAAASILARYSFLKEMDKLGHRFNTVIPKGAGPHVDVKAAELVEKYGETVFDTATKKHFANTQKALKLLSKKRS; encoded by the coding sequence ATGTCTCACGTTGTTAAAAAAATGACAAATACAGAAATACTTAAAATGAAAAAAGAACTCACATCCGTTTTATCAGCTAAAACGCCACCTGGAGCTGTTTTTACAGCAAAACTCTCAGATTGCACGGTTACAGCATACCAGTCAGGCAAAGTCCTGTTTCAAGGAAAGGGTGCAGAGGCTGCTTCTCAAAAATATTCGGGTGAAGTTTCCGTCCCTAAAGAGAAAAGTAAAACGGTGAAACCGCCTCATCAGTATGCCCCACCACAGAACGCAGCAGAATTATCGATGATCGGAAGTGACGAAGTTGGAACGGGAGATTATTTTGGACCTATGACGGTTGCCGCCGCATACGTTTCTAGAGCTAATCTTGAACTCGTAAAAGAACTGGGTGTGAAAGATTCCAAGCACTTAAATGACAAACAGATTATTCAGATCGCAAAGGAACTGATCCATACCGTTCCATACTCACTTCTCGTGCTGAATAATGAGAAGTATAACGAACTTCAGCAAAAAGGTATGACGCAAGGAAAGATTAAGGCGATCCTTCATAACCGAGCTCTGCAAAATGTAAAGGCAAAAATTGAAGGTGAAGAGATCGAAGGTATATTAGTCGATCAGTTCTGTGAACCTGGTGTTTACTTTAACTACTTAACAAGAGAGAAGAACCTTTTAAAAGAAGGGCTTTATTTTGCTACAAAAGGTGAATCGATCCACCTAGCCGTTGCTGCTGCTTCAATCTTAGCCAGATATAGCTTTTTAAAAGAAATGGATAAGCTAGGGCACCGTTTTAATACCGTTATTCCAAAAGGGGCAGGTCCACACGTGGATGTAAAGGCGGCTGAGCTCGTTGAAAAATATGGAGAGACTGTTTTTGATACCGCAACAAAGAAACATTTTGCAAATACACAAAAAGCCTTGAAACTATTAAGCAAAAAACGAAGTTAG